In the genome of Xanthomonas translucens pv. cerealis, one region contains:
- a CDS encoding PIG-L deacetylase family protein, producing the protein MAAVSAAQIHGDGTPESAWQRSPWLAGLPQRRIEDLIAGAGRLVVVSPHPDDEALGCGGAVACARRLRVPVCLIAVTDGEACYPNDPYWTPQRLRDVRRAELAAAAQCLGVDATAICHLQIADGQVGPRECVLAERIHAHLQPGDLVLTTWRHDGHPDHEASARAVRRAVAACAARMAEFPVWAWHWMDADAPQQALHGAVRYTLDAADWQAKQQALQRFASQLGTAQPTVPAPILPPQVMERFARRFEVFAA; encoded by the coding sequence ATGGCGGCTGTGAGTGCGGCGCAGATCCACGGCGACGGCACGCCGGAGTCGGCGTGGCAGCGCTCGCCGTGGCTGGCGGGCTTGCCGCAGCGCCGGATCGAAGACCTGATCGCCGGCGCTGGCCGATTGGTGGTGGTGTCGCCGCATCCGGACGACGAAGCGCTGGGCTGCGGCGGCGCGGTCGCCTGTGCGCGGCGGCTGCGCGTGCCGGTGTGCCTGATCGCGGTGACCGATGGCGAAGCCTGCTATCCGAACGATCCGTACTGGACGCCGCAGCGCCTGCGCGACGTGCGCCGCGCCGAACTGGCCGCCGCCGCGCAGTGCCTGGGCGTGGACGCCACTGCGATCTGCCATTTGCAGATCGCCGACGGCCAGGTCGGCCCGCGCGAATGCGTGCTCGCCGAACGCATCCACGCGCATCTGCAGCCCGGCGACCTGGTGCTGACCACCTGGCGCCACGACGGCCATCCCGATCACGAAGCCAGCGCGCGCGCGGTGCGGCGCGCCGTCGCCGCCTGCGCTGCGCGCATGGCCGAATTCCCGGTCTGGGCCTGGCACTGGATGGACGCCGACGCGCCGCAGCAGGCGTTGCACGGTGCAGTCCGCTACACGCTGGATGCCGCCGACTGGCAGGCCAAGCAACAGGCATTGCAGCGCTTCGCCTCGCAGCTGGGTACCGCACAACCGACGGTGCCGGCGCCGATCCTGCCGCCGCAGGTGATGGAACGTTTCGCGCGCCGCTTCGAGGTCTTTGCCGCATGA
- a CDS encoding catalase: MASPRKPSKSSTPVDTSAVADQRGRGDELHQHAGGTHPPLTTNQGIPIADNQNSLRATPRGPTLLEDFILREKITHFDHERIPERIVHARGSAAHGYFELTASLHKYTTAKILTEVGVKTPVFTRFSTVAGGAGSVDTPRDVRGFAVKFYTKEGNWDLVGNNIPVFFIQDAIKFPDLIHAVKMEPDRGFPQAASAHDTFWDFISLTPESLHMIMWAMSDRTIPRSLRMIEGFGIHSFRLLDDNGNSTFVKFHWRPKLGLQSTVWDEAVKLAGADPDFHRRDLFEAIQQGDFPEWELGVQLFTEEEADKFPFDHLDSTKLIPEELVPLKIVGRMVLDRWPDNFFAETEQVAYCPANIAPGIDFSNDPLLQGRLFSYLDTQLSRLGGPNFHQIPINAPKCPFANMQRDGHMQMGVPKGRVAYEPSSLQDDSPRESARGFPSHATPSEDGGKGRVRAASFADHYSQARLFFRSQSKPEQAHLASALVFELSKVEAAHVRAAVVGHLRHIDPALAQRVANGLGMDALPPAPPAAVAPQDMPPSPALQLIGKMKHILQGRAIGILIHDGSDAATVKALQKAARDAGATVKIVAPKVGGAKLSDGKKLAADGQLAGTPSFVFDAVAVVLSAEAGKQLSKESAAVDFVSNAFAHLKAIAADAGAQPLLKAGNVVKDAGVLDAGNAKGFIEAAKTRQWDREPKLRMLA; this comes from the coding sequence ATGGCCAGCCCTCGCAAGCCCAGCAAATCCAGCACGCCCGTCGATACCAGCGCCGTCGCCGACCAGCGCGGTCGCGGCGACGAACTGCACCAGCATGCCGGCGGCACGCATCCGCCGCTGACCACCAACCAGGGCATCCCGATCGCCGACAACCAGAACTCGCTGCGCGCCACGCCGCGCGGGCCGACCCTCCTGGAAGATTTCATCCTGCGCGAGAAGATCACCCACTTCGATCACGAACGCATCCCCGAGCGCATCGTGCATGCGCGCGGCAGCGCTGCGCACGGCTATTTCGAGCTGACCGCCTCGCTGCACAAGTACACCACCGCCAAGATCCTCACCGAGGTCGGGGTGAAGACGCCGGTGTTCACCCGCTTCTCCACCGTCGCCGGCGGCGCCGGTTCGGTGGACACGCCGCGCGACGTGCGCGGCTTCGCGGTCAAGTTCTACACCAAGGAAGGCAACTGGGACCTGGTCGGCAACAACATCCCGGTGTTCTTCATCCAGGACGCGATCAAATTCCCGGACCTGATCCACGCGGTGAAGATGGAGCCGGACCGCGGCTTCCCGCAGGCGGCCAGCGCGCACGACACGTTCTGGGATTTCATCTCGCTGACCCCCGAGTCGCTGCACATGATCATGTGGGCGATGAGCGACCGCACCATTCCGCGTTCGCTGCGCATGATCGAAGGCTTCGGCATCCACAGCTTCCGCCTGCTCGACGACAACGGCAACAGCACCTTCGTCAAGTTCCACTGGCGGCCCAAGCTCGGCCTGCAGTCCACGGTGTGGGACGAGGCGGTGAAGCTGGCCGGCGCCGATCCGGACTTCCACCGCCGCGATCTGTTCGAGGCGATCCAGCAAGGCGATTTCCCGGAATGGGAGCTGGGCGTGCAGCTGTTCACCGAGGAAGAAGCCGACAAATTCCCGTTCGACCATCTCGATTCCACCAAGCTGATCCCGGAAGAACTGGTGCCGCTGAAGATCGTCGGGCGCATGGTGCTGGACCGCTGGCCGGACAACTTCTTCGCCGAGACCGAGCAGGTGGCGTATTGCCCGGCCAACATCGCCCCGGGCATCGACTTCTCCAACGATCCGCTGCTGCAGGGCCGCCTGTTCTCCTACCTGGACACCCAGCTCAGCCGCCTGGGCGGGCCGAACTTCCACCAGATCCCGATCAACGCGCCGAAGTGCCCGTTCGCCAACATGCAGCGCGACGGCCATATGCAGATGGGCGTGCCCAAGGGCCGCGTCGCCTACGAACCCAGCTCGCTGCAGGACGACAGCCCGCGCGAAAGCGCGCGCGGCTTCCCCAGCCACGCCACGCCGAGCGAGGACGGCGGCAAGGGCCGCGTGCGCGCCGCGAGCTTCGCCGACCACTACAGCCAGGCGCGGCTGTTCTTCCGCAGCCAGAGCAAGCCCGAACAGGCGCATCTGGCCTCGGCGCTGGTGTTCGAGTTGTCGAAGGTGGAGGCCGCCCATGTGCGGGCGGCGGTGGTCGGGCACCTGCGCCACATCGACCCGGCGCTGGCGCAGCGCGTGGCCAACGGCCTGGGCATGGACGCGTTGCCGCCGGCACCGCCGGCCGCCGTCGCCCCGCAGGACATGCCGCCATCGCCGGCACTGCAACTGATCGGCAAGATGAAGCACATCTTGCAGGGGCGTGCGATCGGCATCCTGATCCATGACGGGTCCGACGCGGCGACGGTGAAGGCCCTGCAGAAGGCGGCGCGCGACGCCGGCGCCACGGTCAAGATCGTCGCGCCGAAGGTCGGTGGCGCCAAGCTTAGCGACGGCAAGAAGCTGGCCGCGGACGGCCAGCTGGCCGGCACCCCATCATTCGTGTTCGACGCGGTGGCGGTGGTGCTGTCGGCCGAGGCCGGCAAGCAGCTGAGCAAGGAGTCGGCGGCGGTCGATTTCGTCAGCAACGCGTTCGCGCACCTGAAGGCGATCGCCGCCGATGCCGGGGCGCAGCCGCTGCTGAAGGCCGGCAACGTGGTCAAGGACGCCGGCGTGCTCGATGCCGGCAACGCCAAGGGCTTCATCGAGGCGGCCAAGACCCGCCAGTGGGACCGCGAACCGAAACTGCGCATGCTCGCCTGA
- a CDS encoding class I SAM-dependent DNA methyltransferase, which translates to MSSVQEYFGAIYRHDDPFGYRERWYEARKRALLLASLPRARFERGWELGCSNGELTAALAPRCDALLATDLSERAVVLAAQRNAQSAHVLVQQAEHPRSWPPGRFDLIVFSEVGYYLPLPLLQDCIQRLRASLTEHGVLVACHWLHPFVQACMDGGAVHACLAQTLQLPRLLRYEDDDVLLEAWSATPYSVAAVGRLR; encoded by the coding sequence ATGAGTTCGGTGCAGGAGTATTTCGGCGCCATCTACCGCCACGACGATCCGTTCGGCTATCGCGAACGCTGGTACGAGGCGCGCAAGCGCGCGCTGTTGCTGGCCAGCCTGCCGCGTGCACGCTTCGAACGCGGCTGGGAACTTGGCTGCTCCAACGGCGAACTGACCGCGGCGCTGGCGCCGCGTTGCGACGCGCTGTTGGCCACCGACCTGTCCGAGCGCGCGGTGGTCCTGGCCGCGCAGCGCAATGCGCAATCCGCGCACGTGCTCGTGCAGCAGGCCGAACATCCGCGCAGTTGGCCGCCGGGCCGGTTCGACCTGATCGTGTTCAGCGAGGTCGGCTACTACCTGCCGTTGCCGCTGCTGCAGGACTGCATCCAGCGCCTGCGCGCATCGCTGACCGAGCACGGCGTATTGGTCGCCTGCCATTGGCTGCATCCGTTCGTGCAGGCGTGCATGGACGGGGGCGCGGTGCATGCCTGCCTGGCGCAGACCCTGCAACTGCCGCGCCTGCTGCGCTACGAGGACGACGACGTGCTGCTCGAAGCCTGGAGCGCCACCCCGTATTCGGTCGCGGCCGTGGGGCGACTGCGGTGA
- the gcvP gene encoding aminomethyl-transferring glycine dehydrogenase, which yields MPAMSQTTSSLRDLEHHCAFVERHIGPNDAEIAHMLRTVGHASLEALTDAIVPGKIKSPLPLALPDAVTEEEALAKIGAIADRNQVLRSFIGQGYYGTHTPKVILRNILENPAWYTAYTPYQAEISQGRMEALINFQTMCADLTGMEIANASLLDEATAAAEAMTLAKRSAKAKSDTFFVHDAVHPQTLELLRTRAEPLGIVLRVGTPEEALQAECFGVLLQYPDSFGHIGDHKALAHAVHAQGGLVAVATDLLALTLIAAPGEWGADIVVGNSQRFGVPFGFGGPHAAFMACRDAYKRSMPGRLIGVSIDAAGNPAYRLALQTREQHIRREKATSNICTAQVLLAVMASMYAVYHGPDGLTRIARRTHRLAAILAAALRNAGVNVGERFFDTLHVKAIDAEAIHAKARAAGINLRAIDSEALGISLDETTTRADVIALAQLFGASADVDALDAVTADALPQALKRSSAFLQHPVFNTHHSEHELLRYMRALADKDLAMDRTMIPLGSCTMKLNATAEMIPVTWPQFGAIHPLAPAAQSAGYAQLIGELEAMLVECTGYDAVSLQPNSGAQGEYAGLLAIRAYHRARGEAHRDICLIPESAHGTNPASAQMCGMKVVVTKCDANGNVDVDDIRAQAEKYSERLAALMITYPSTHGVFEEDVVAICEAVHAHGGQVYTDGANMNALVGVAKPGKWGSDVSHLNLHKTFCIPHGGGGPGVGPCAVKVHLAPFLPRTLGGEGDVGMVSAASFGSASILPISWMYITMMGSAGLRKATQVALLNANYIAKRLAPHYKTLYTGRNGLVAHECILDVRPLEKSTGIGAEDVAKRLIDFGFHAPTLSFPVAGTLMVEPTESESLHELDRFIDAMIQIREEIAAIEDGRLDREDNPLKHAPHTAAQVTAGDWTHAYPRELAAFPLPTLKQAKYWPPVARVDNVYGDKHVMCACIPVEAYKDDVVA from the coding sequence ATGCCCGCCATGTCCCAGACCACGTCCTCGCTGCGCGACCTCGAACACCACTGCGCCTTCGTCGAGCGCCATATCGGCCCGAACGACGCCGAAATCGCGCACATGCTGCGCACTGTTGGCCACGCTTCGCTGGAGGCGCTGACCGACGCCATCGTGCCCGGCAAAATCAAGTCGCCGCTGCCGCTGGCGCTGCCCGACGCGGTCACCGAAGAGGAGGCGCTGGCCAAGATCGGTGCCATCGCCGACAGAAATCAGGTGCTGCGCAGCTTCATCGGCCAGGGGTACTACGGCACCCATACGCCGAAGGTGATCCTGCGCAACATCCTCGAGAATCCGGCCTGGTACACCGCCTACACCCCTTACCAGGCGGAGATCTCGCAGGGCCGCATGGAAGCGCTGATCAACTTCCAGACCATGTGCGCGGACCTGACCGGCATGGAGATCGCCAACGCCTCGCTGCTGGACGAGGCCACCGCCGCGGCCGAGGCGATGACCCTGGCCAAGCGTTCGGCCAAGGCAAAATCGGACACCTTCTTCGTGCACGACGCGGTGCATCCGCAGACCCTGGAGCTGCTGCGCACCCGCGCCGAGCCGCTGGGCATCGTGCTGCGCGTGGGCACGCCGGAAGAAGCGCTGCAGGCCGAGTGCTTCGGCGTGCTGCTGCAGTATCCGGACAGCTTCGGCCATATCGGTGACCACAAGGCATTGGCCCATGCCGTGCACGCGCAAGGCGGCCTGGTCGCGGTGGCCACAGACCTGCTGGCGCTGACCCTGATCGCTGCGCCCGGCGAATGGGGCGCGGACATCGTGGTCGGCAACTCGCAGCGCTTCGGCGTACCGTTCGGCTTCGGCGGCCCGCACGCCGCGTTCATGGCCTGCCGCGACGCCTACAAGCGCTCGATGCCGGGCCGCCTGATCGGCGTGTCGATCGATGCCGCCGGCAACCCCGCCTACCGCCTCGCCCTGCAGACCCGCGAGCAGCACATCCGCCGCGAGAAGGCCACCTCCAACATCTGCACCGCACAGGTGCTGCTGGCGGTGATGGCCTCGATGTACGCGGTCTACCATGGCCCCGACGGGCTGACCCGCATCGCGCGGCGCACCCATCGCCTGGCCGCGATCCTGGCCGCGGCGCTGCGCAATGCAGGCGTCAACGTCGGCGAGCGCTTCTTCGACACCCTGCACGTCAAGGCGATCGATGCCGAAGCGATCCACGCCAAGGCGCGCGCGGCCGGCATCAACCTGCGCGCGATCGACAGCGAAGCGCTCGGCATCAGCCTGGACGAAACCACCACCCGCGCCGACGTGATCGCGCTGGCGCAGCTGTTCGGCGCGAGCGCCGATGTCGATGCGCTCGATGCAGTCACTGCCGACGCATTGCCGCAAGCCCTCAAGCGCAGCAGCGCGTTCCTGCAGCACCCGGTGTTCAACACCCACCACAGCGAACACGAACTGCTGCGCTACATGCGCGCGCTGGCCGACAAGGACCTGGCCATGGATCGCACCATGATCCCGCTGGGCAGCTGCACGATGAAGCTCAACGCCACCGCCGAGATGATCCCGGTGACCTGGCCGCAGTTCGGCGCGATCCATCCGCTGGCCCCGGCCGCGCAATCCGCCGGCTATGCGCAGCTGATCGGCGAACTGGAAGCGATGCTGGTCGAATGCACCGGCTACGACGCGGTCAGCCTGCAGCCCAACTCCGGCGCGCAGGGCGAATACGCCGGTCTGCTGGCGATCCGCGCTTACCACCGCGCGCGTGGTGAAGCGCATCGCGACATCTGCCTGATCCCCGAATCGGCGCACGGCACCAATCCGGCCTCGGCGCAGATGTGCGGCATGAAGGTCGTGGTCACCAAGTGCGACGCCAACGGCAACGTCGACGTCGACGACATCCGCGCCCAGGCCGAGAAGTACAGCGAGCGCCTGGCCGCGCTGATGATCACCTACCCGTCCACCCACGGCGTGTTCGAGGAAGACGTGGTGGCGATCTGCGAGGCGGTGCATGCGCACGGCGGCCAGGTCTACACCGACGGCGCCAACATGAACGCGCTGGTCGGCGTGGCCAAGCCCGGCAAGTGGGGCTCGGACGTGTCGCACCTGAACCTGCACAAGACCTTCTGCATCCCGCACGGCGGCGGCGGCCCGGGCGTGGGCCCGTGCGCGGTGAAGGTGCACCTGGCGCCGTTCCTGCCGCGCACGCTGGGCGGCGAAGGCGACGTCGGCATGGTCAGCGCGGCCAGCTTCGGCAGCGCCTCGATCCTGCCGATCAGCTGGATGTACATCACCATGATGGGCAGCGCCGGGCTGCGCAAGGCGACGCAGGTCGCGCTGCTCAACGCCAACTACATCGCCAAGCGCCTGGCCCCGCACTACAAGACCCTGTACACCGGCCGCAACGGCCTGGTCGCGCACGAGTGCATCCTCGACGTGCGCCCGCTGGAGAAGAGCACCGGCATCGGCGCCGAGGACGTGGCCAAGCGCCTGATCGACTTCGGCTTCCACGCGCCGACGCTGAGCTTCCCGGTCGCCGGCACGCTGATGGTGGAGCCGACCGAGAGCGAATCGCTGCATGAGCTGGACCGCTTCATCGACGCGATGATCCAGATCCGCGAAGAGATCGCCGCGATCGAGGACGGCCGCCTGGACCGCGAGGACAACCCGCTCAAGCACGCCCCGCACACCGCCGCGCAGGTCACCGCCGGCGACTGGACGCATGCCTACCCGCGCGAGCTGGCCGCGTTCCCGCTGCCCACGCTCAAGCAGGCCAAGTACTGGCCGCCGGTGGCGCGGGTGGACAACGTCTACGGCGACAAGCACGTGATGTGCGCGTGCATCCCGGTGGAAGCGTACAAGGACGACGTGGTGGCCTAA
- a CDS encoding zinc-dependent alcohol dehydrogenase — translation MQALTYHGTKDVRVETVPDPVLIDADDIVLRVTATAICGSDLHLYRGKIPDLHSGDVLGHEFMGVVEDVGPEVTRVKQGDRVVIPFVIACGECFHCRLTEYAACETTNTGKGAALNQKGIRPPAALFGYSHLYGGVAGGQAEYVRVPKANVGPLVVPDALHDEQVLFLSDILPTGYQATLNAGVGQGSTVAIFGAGPVGLMTAACCRMLGAERIFMVDRYQYRLDFAQKTYGVIPLNFEQIDDPAEIIIGQTDGRGVDASIDAVGFEAKGSTVETVMATLKLEGSSGTALRQCIAATRRGGTVSVPGVYAGFIHGFLFGDAFDKGLTFKMGQTHVQRLLPELLEHIGEGRLKPNEIITHRMRLAQAADGYAIFDTKEQDCRKVILTP, via the coding sequence ATGCAAGCTCTCACCTATCACGGCACCAAAGACGTGCGCGTGGAAACCGTTCCCGATCCGGTGTTGATCGATGCCGACGACATCGTGCTGCGGGTCACCGCCACCGCGATCTGCGGATCCGATCTGCACCTGTATCGCGGCAAGATTCCCGACCTGCACAGCGGCGACGTGCTCGGCCACGAATTCATGGGCGTGGTCGAAGACGTTGGCCCCGAGGTGACGCGCGTGAAGCAAGGCGACCGCGTTGTGATCCCGTTCGTGATCGCCTGCGGCGAGTGCTTCCACTGTCGCCTGACCGAGTACGCCGCCTGCGAAACCACCAACACCGGCAAGGGCGCCGCGCTGAACCAGAAAGGCATCCGCCCGCCGGCGGCGCTGTTCGGCTACAGCCACCTGTATGGCGGCGTGGCCGGCGGCCAGGCCGAATACGTGCGCGTGCCCAAGGCCAACGTCGGCCCGCTGGTGGTGCCGGACGCGCTACACGATGAGCAGGTGCTGTTCCTGTCCGACATCCTGCCCACCGGCTACCAGGCCACGCTCAACGCCGGCGTTGGCCAGGGCAGCACCGTGGCGATCTTCGGCGCCGGCCCGGTCGGGCTGATGACTGCCGCTTGCTGCCGCATGCTCGGCGCCGAGCGCATCTTCATGGTCGACCGGTACCAGTACCGGCTGGATTTCGCGCAGAAGACCTACGGCGTGATCCCGCTCAATTTCGAGCAGATCGACGATCCGGCCGAGATCATCATCGGCCAGACCGACGGCCGCGGCGTGGACGCGAGCATCGATGCAGTCGGTTTCGAAGCCAAGGGCAGCACCGTGGAAACGGTGATGGCCACGCTGAAGCTGGAAGGCAGCAGCGGCACCGCACTGCGCCAGTGCATCGCCGCCACGCGCCGTGGCGGCACGGTCAGCGTGCCCGGCGTGTATGCCGGCTTCATTCATGGCTTCCTGTTCGGCGACGCCTTCGACAAGGGCCTGACCTTCAAAATGGGCCAGACCCACGTGCAGCGTCTGCTGCCGGAGCTGCTCGAGCACATCGGCGAAGGCCGGCTCAAGCCGAACGAGATCATCACCCATCGGATGCGCCTGGCGCAGGCCGCCGACGGCTACGCGATCTTCGACACGAAGGAACAGGACTGCCGCAAGGTGATCCTGACCCCGTAA
- a CDS encoding acyl-CoA dehydrogenase family protein: MTDLLSPTALGDACDLRRAALRVLERYPQLPLPGAGNTLDRWRILAEIAAADVCLAKVLEAHYDAQAILAELGAAAPPPGQLFAVWAAEAPDARLAYRSNAECGEVHGRKAWCSGAGMVDGALLTAHEDDRQQLVQVQLRQPGIAIDTQAWAAVGMARVVSGPVTFDAVPASAIGAPGQYLARPGFWHGGAGIAACWFGAAVAVAERLRAHPKLQRDAHAAMHLGAIDQQLGAARALLRELAAAIDAAPEHDHRHAVVRLRSFVERAASDVLDRVGRALGPAPLCSDREHALRCADLAVFVRQSHAEHDWAVLGQALAEQVQPWRL, translated from the coding sequence TTGACCGATCTGCTTTCCCCTACCGCATTGGGTGACGCCTGCGATCTGCGCCGCGCCGCCTTGCGCGTGCTCGAACGCTATCCGCAGCTGCCGCTGCCCGGCGCCGGCAATACCCTGGACCGCTGGCGGATCCTGGCCGAGATCGCCGCGGCCGACGTGTGCCTGGCCAAGGTGCTGGAGGCGCACTACGACGCGCAGGCGATCCTGGCCGAACTCGGCGCCGCGGCGCCGCCGCCTGGACAGCTGTTCGCGGTGTGGGCTGCCGAAGCGCCGGATGCGCGTCTGGCCTATCGCAGCAACGCCGAGTGTGGCGAAGTGCACGGCCGCAAGGCCTGGTGTTCGGGTGCCGGCATGGTCGATGGCGCGCTGCTCACCGCGCATGAAGACGATCGCCAGCAGTTGGTGCAGGTGCAGTTGCGCCAGCCCGGCATCGCCATCGACACGCAGGCCTGGGCGGCGGTGGGCATGGCGCGGGTGGTCAGCGGACCGGTGACCTTCGATGCGGTGCCGGCCAGCGCGATCGGTGCGCCGGGCCAGTATCTGGCGCGTCCGGGGTTCTGGCACGGCGGTGCCGGCATCGCCGCTTGCTGGTTCGGCGCGGCGGTCGCGGTGGCCGAGCGCCTGCGCGCGCATCCCAAGCTGCAGCGCGATGCGCATGCGGCGATGCATCTGGGCGCGATCGACCAGCAGCTCGGCGCGGCGCGTGCGCTGCTGCGCGAACTGGCCGCGGCGATCGATGCGGCGCCCGAACACGATCACCGGCATGCGGTGGTCCGGCTGCGTTCGTTCGTGGAGCGTGCCGCCAGCGACGTGCTCGATCGCGTCGGCCGCGCGCTGGGACCGGCGCCGCTGTGCAGCGACCGCGAACACGCCCTGCGCTGCGCTGACCTGGCCGTGTTCGTGCGCCAGAGCCATGCCGAGCACGATTGGGCGGTGCTGGGCCAGGCGCTGGCCGAACAGGTGCAGCCATGGCGGCTGTGA
- a CDS encoding glycosyltransferase family 2 protein — translation MIAVLIPAHNEEQLIGACLRSVALAAQCAGLRGVPVQVFVALDRCSDGTAGIVAAHGAQAIVLQSGNVGSARAAAAHAALAAGARWLACTDADSVVPANWLSAQLDCASDAFCGIVTVGDWDDYDSAMRDAYRAGECRGDDHPHVHGANLGLSAALYRRCGGFLPLAAHEDVALVEAMVRVDARIARRAQPVVVTSARRMARARGGFSDYLKQMERSLAESLLHTPGGDLLA, via the coding sequence GTGATCGCCGTGCTGATTCCTGCGCATAACGAGGAGCAGCTGATCGGTGCCTGCCTGCGCTCGGTGGCGCTGGCGGCGCAATGCGCCGGCCTGCGCGGCGTGCCGGTGCAGGTGTTCGTCGCGCTGGACCGCTGCAGCGACGGCACCGCCGGCATCGTCGCCGCCCACGGCGCGCAGGCCATCGTGCTGCAATCCGGCAATGTCGGCAGCGCGCGTGCGGCGGCGGCCCATGCCGCGCTGGCTGCCGGCGCCCGCTGGCTGGCGTGTACCGACGCCGACTCGGTGGTGCCGGCTAACTGGCTGTCGGCGCAACTGGACTGCGCCAGCGACGCGTTCTGCGGCATCGTCACGGTCGGCGACTGGGACGACTACGACAGCGCGATGCGCGATGCCTACCGCGCCGGTGAATGCCGCGGTGACGACCACCCGCACGTGCACGGCGCCAACCTGGGCCTCAGCGCCGCGCTGTACCGGCGCTGCGGCGGCTTCCTGCCACTGGCCGCGCACGAGGACGTGGCCCTGGTCGAAGCGATGGTGCGTGTGGATGCGCGGATCGCGCGCCGCGCGCAGCCGGTGGTGGTCACCAGCGCCCGGCGTATGGCGCGGGCGCGCGGTGGTTTCAGCGATTACCTGAAACAGATGGAACGCAGCTTGGCCGAATCGCTGCTGCATACGCCGGGTGGTGACCTGTTGGCTTGA